From Leopardus geoffroyi isolate Oge1 chromosome B4, O.geoffroyi_Oge1_pat1.0, whole genome shotgun sequence, a single genomic window includes:
- the LOC123591846 gene encoding olfactory receptor 6C3-like: protein MNHTVITEFVLLGLSDDPDLQIVIFLFLFITYILSVAGNLTIITLTLVDPHLQTPMYFFLRNFSFLEISFTTVCIPRFLGAIITRDKTISFNNCAAQLFFLIFMGVTEFYILTAMSYDRYVAICKPLHYTAIMNRKLCTWLVLCAWLGGFLTIFPPLMLLLQQDYCASNVIDHFACDYFPLLQLSCSDTRFLEVIGFYFALVALLFTLALVILSYMYIIRTILRIPSASQRKKAFSTCSSHMIVISISYGSCIFMYANPSAKERASLTKGVAILNTSVAPMLNPFIYTLRNQQVKQAFKDVAHKVVFSSNKYLFWQTKDMLKSK from the coding sequence atgaacCACACAGTGATCACAGAGTTTGTCCTGCTTGGCCTTTCTGATGATCCTGACCTTCAGATTgtgattttcctcttcttatttaTCACATACATATTAAGTGTCGCTGGAAACCTGACTATCATCACTCTAACCTTGGTGGACCCTCATCTACAGACACCAATGTATTTCTTCCTCCGAAACTTCTCTTTCTTAgaaatctcatttacaactgtCTGTATTCCTAGATTTCTAGGAGCAATTATCACCAGGGATAAGACTATTTCCTTTAACAATTGTGCAGCCCaactctttttccttattttcatggGGGTGACAGAATTTTACATTCTCACTGCCATGTCCTATGACCGCTACGTTGCCATCTGCAAGCCTCTGCATTACACCGCCATCATGAACAGGAAACTCTGcacctggcttgtgctctgtgcGTGGCTGGGAGGGTTCCTGACCATTTTCCCACCCCTCATGCTTCTGCTCCAGCAGGATTACTGTGCTTCCAATGTCATTGATCACTTTGCATGTGACTATTTTCCCCTTTTACAACTGTCTTGTTCAGATACACGGTTTCTAGAAGTCATCGGTTTTTACTTTGCGTTGGTTGCTTTGCTATTCACTCTGGCATTGGTGATTTTATCTTACATGTATATTATCAGAACTATTTTGAGAATCCCATCTGCCAGTCAGAGAAAAAAGGCTTTCTCCACATGTTCCTCTCATATGATTGTCATCTCCATCTCTTATGGAAGCTGTATATTCATGTACGCTAATCCCTCTGCAAAAGAAAGGGCATCATTGACCAAGGGAGTAGCTATTCTCAATACCTCTGTTGcccccatgctgaaccccttcatTTACACTCTGAGAAACCAGCAAGTGAAGCAAGCCTTCAAAGATGTGGCCCATAAGGtagtattttcttcaaataaatatttattttggcaaACAAAGGACATGCTAAAGAGTAAGTAG